CTAATAAACCACGTGGAAATGGCAATCTGCTGACTAATAAACCATGTGGAAATTGGAGACGCATCATAAAGTGCCTAGAATCAGGTCAAATCTGGACACATTATGCATCTAGCATTCTTCATAATAACAAGGGCTTGAAACCAGAAACCAGTTCTAACCTCGCTGCAAAAACATTACCCAGCAACCACAGTTGAGACTAAATATGGAGTAGAAGAGCCCACCCCCCTCACTCTTAATTATATGAAGGACAATCATTGAAATGTTGTCTTTCCTATTGAAAATGTGCCAGGCAGCTGCAGCAgccactgcctctctctttcccgtcaATAACACATTTGTGTATGTTCCTCTTATATTCCTCTTGTATGCAGATTATATAAGAAATTaatgaataaaataaataaaaacaatgaaTTCACTGCATCAATCAGTATTCCTCTCTTATGTAACCAAACCAAAACCCTCCTGGGAGCGTATGCCTGTTCCTAAACCAATAGGAAATAGGAGCTGAAACAAGCTTACATAACCACAACAAAAATCTACCAACATTTAAATGCATGTTGGACATTAATCAACATTCTGCTCTtagagaggcagaacacagagtataccaaacattaggaacaccttcctaatattgaggtgCACCATCCTGGACATGAACCCAGCCCTGACACTGGAGAGGCAACAGTTACATAatggagggataaagggagagtcagggaggtagGAAAGAGAAATATAGAATGGGGAGAgggtgatacagagagagagagagttgttgaTACCCACATAGCTGAACAACTAGTTCAATATACATCTGTGTGATCAACTAAAACCCCCAGTGTCTACAGCTACACCTTGATAAGACATGTtatccctgtccagaaacaacccgaGCTATGAGGAAGAACAGAGTTCCAATATACATCTCTGTGATCAACTAAAACCCCCAGTGTCTACAGCTACACCTTGATAAGACATGTtatccctgtccagaaacaacccgaGCTATGAGGAAGAACATAGTTCCAATATACATCTCTGTGATCAACTAAAACCCCCAGTGTCTACAGCTACACCTTGATAAGACATGTtatccctgtccagaaacaacccgaGCTATGAGGAAGAACATAGTTCCAATATACATCTCTGTGATCAACTAAAACCCCCAGTGTCTACAGCTACACCTTGATAAGACATGTtatccctgtccagaaacaacccgaGCTATGAGGAAGAACATAGTTCCAATATACATCTCTGTGATCAACTAAAACCCCCAGTGTCTACAGCTACACCTTGATAAGACATGTtatccctgtccagaaacaacccgaGCTATGAGGAAGAACATAGTTCCAATATACATCTCTGTGATCAACTAAAACCCCAGTGTCTACAGCTACACCTTGATAAGACATGTtatccctgtccagaaacaacccgaGCTATGAGGAAGAACATAGTTCCAATATACATCTGTGTGATCAACTAAAACCCCCAGTGTCTACAGCTACACCTTGATAAGACATGTtatccctgtccagaaacaacccgaGCTATGAGGAAGAACATAGTTCCAATATACATCTCTGTGATCAACTAAAACCCCCAGTGTCTACAGCTACACCTTGATAAGACATGTtatccctgtccagaaacaacccgaGCTATGAGGAAGAACATAGTTCCAATATACATCTCTGTGATCAACTAAAACCCCCAGTGTCTACAGCTACACCTTGATAAGACATGTtatccctgtccagaaacaacccgaGCTATGAGGAAGAACATAGTTCCAATATACATCTGTGTGATCAACTAAAACCCCCAGTGTCTACAGCTACACCTTGATGAGACATGTtatccctgtccagaaacaacccgaGCTATGAGGAAGAACATAGTTCCAATATACATCTGTGTGATCAACTAAAACCCCCAGTGTCTACAGCTACACCTTGATAAGACATGTtatccctgtccagaaacaacccgaGCTATGAGGAAGAACATAGTTCCACCCAATGAACAAATGAAGTCAGGAGACGGCACAGGAGTTGAATAATAACAACATTTATTATTCAGAATAATGGAAAAACTATTGATTTTGGTGTCATTTCCACCACCTATAAAACATCCCATCAGTCAGCCCTATACAACATGCTTACATCTACCTTTCAAGTGTTTTGACAAGTGGTGGGCAATCTTACCCTGCAGGGTCCAGTGTGGGTCCAGACCATGAAGTGTATCCATCACCAATCATCTAATTGCTGACAACTATTTGCTGCCCTCAGATTCACAAACATGTAAGATCCGGTTTAGGCCAATAGAGTCAATGATCAACACAGGCTTTTCTTTTttaaagcagcagcagcagcagagtatAGTCCCTCCTATTAGAAGCATTGAAGCAGCCCACCTAACGGGTTCAGCTGAAAACACAAGGCCATTACTCTGCAGGAAGTTGTCAGGGTTCACGTTTTGTGTCAAGTCGAAGGCAACACAGGAGGTAAAGATCAGCTGGGATAAACCAGCCATGATGAACAATAGTCCAATGAAGTTAATCACTTCGGCTTCAGACGGATTCCTCTTGATGCAGTTAGTGCACTTTGATCTGTAGAGGAAGAATATCAGCCCTAAAAATAATATCAGCCCGAGcataaaggagaaggagaagaaggataaAATCAGTTTCCTTCTGTACTGCAGAAGGTCTAACATTCCTAAAGCACATGCCCAGGTCACCATGGAGATTATCCATCCTATGACCCCCGTGGTGATGGCCGCGACCTCTGTTCCACTTGTATACAGAGTTCTGCTAAGTATGGCCCCTCCAATCAGGAGAAAGGCTGCAGCCCCCCAGCCGAAGTAGAGCGCCCCCCCCAGttccctcttctctccagtcAACTCATTGGAGGAGTCGCTGAGGATTGCCCTGGCCTTCCAGGAGACAGGAATGAGGATGAGAAATCCAGCCAGGATGAAGAATATTCCAGTTATAATGATCAACTTAATGTAGTTGGTGGTCTTGTGCCCGACCATGGTGACCATGACTCCCAGAAACCCCAGGATAATAGCCATGATGGTCATGGCTCTGGTGGCCTGCAGGTTGGAGCTCCATGCGGAGCTTGGCATGGAGTCGTAGACCTCACACTGAATCTGGCTTGTGCTCCTCTTCACACAGCTTATCCACAGGCCGTCCCAGACCACCTCCGTGGTGACCAAGTTAGCTGCTATGAAGGTTGTCTCCATCCAGGTGGGGAGTGCACACACTACAATGGTGGTGATTAATCCCATTACTCCCAGGACGATGCCCACAATCTCCATGCCCATCGACATACTGGGTCCCTGGGTACATTTCTCTACACCTGCCCGTCCTGGAGGAACAAGGATGTGACTCAACAAAGACATTTCAAAACCGCAGAGATGTTGAACTTCCAGAGATCCTGGAGCTATGACAGCTTCAGTCTTTACAAAGTTCAAGAACAGCAGATTATTTCACTCTGAAGTTTGTTGCTGAGGTCTTCTGTAAGATAAGAGAATTGAGCCACTCAGTAGACCTCTATATAACCGCTCAATACTGTGATGTCGTCATGGAAACATAACCTATCACTAAAGATTTAGGTCAGTATGTGGTTGTGGTTGAACTAGTGCAATGTACCGCTGTGTCTTCCTGTTCTATTTAAAAGTTACTGTTACATAGGAAAGTATTTCCACCAGTATGTTTTACCAAAATGTCagattagtgtctgtgtgtgtgcatacatgcgtgcatgtttgtttgtctgcgtgtgtatgtgtctgtgaggTGTTTTTATGATACATATCCCTCCCTGAAAAAGCTATCTGATACACAATGCAAATGGCTACGAACGCCATTGAACTGTGAGATGAAGAAAGCATCAGATGTCCATTTCACCAGGTCTCTGGGAGCTCAACTGAAAACATTTCAATAGCAGAAGTCTAAAGTCATTTAcgcccacaaacacacactatgGGACCAGACACACACCTCCCATTCAGAGCCGCTGTCCATGACCTGCTAACGGGAGGCTGAGAAATCATTTACGGGGTCTGTCATGATCCAGGCACTCTAGAGGCCAGAGCAATCAAGCACAGAGCAATCTCCTGGTCTGTGTCCGACATGGCACCCGAtaccctacatagagcactaccctacatagagcactaccctacatagagcactaccctacatagagcactaccctacatagagcactaccctacatagagcactaccctacatagagcactacctttaaccagagccctatgggcaaaAGCAGtgtactgtgtagggaatagggtggcatttgggacgcagaccagCCCTTTCAGCCAATCGCAGCAAGGTAAACAGTTCTATGCCTGCTATATCTAGGTTCATCCGGTATGAGAATCAACAAAAGCCACAACTGTGACCATTTTATGAGAAATAGtgaaacatagaaatataattacttgaaTATCAGTTATATTCATTCAATTTCCTTGGTGTGAATCGTAAAGGTTTTACACGCTggatgaatctagttgatgatccctgctgtagAGGAACTGTTGTACTGTAACAAGAGGCCATGCAGAGGGGAGCCAGGGAGAACCTTGAGGGTAATAATGACAAAGGATTTGAAATATAATGGCaatgaaatacatttgatttaatagGATTGAATGGGAAGGTTTTATGGTGTGAATCACAAAGGTTTTACAAGCTGGATGAGATCCAGTAGAGGAACGGTTTACCAAGAGGCCATGCAGAGGAGAGCCAGGGTGAACCTTGAGGGTGAAAACGTAATCACCAGGGTCTCACAGCGCAGCAACACAATTAAATAACCAATCAATATGACATGAGCAGACCAGGCAGTAAGCCTTTATGTTAGGAGTTCAGAGCCGCTGTGGCTAGTCAGATAATGCTACAGCATGTGTGTGACCCCTCTAAAGGAAAGGCTTTAAGGGCTATAGCTTGCACTAGCCT
This Oncorhynchus nerka isolate Pitt River unplaced genomic scaffold, Oner_Uvic_2.0 unplaced_scaffold_1408, whole genome shotgun sequence DNA region includes the following protein-coding sequences:
- the LOC115123448 gene encoding uncharacterized protein LOC115123448, with amino-acid sequence MSLLSHILVPPGRAGVEKCTQGPSMSMGMEIVGIVLGVMGLITTIVVCALPTWMETTFIAANLVTTEVVWDGLWISCVKRSTSQIQCEVYDSMPSSAWSSNLQATRAMTIMAIILGFLGVMVTMVGHKTTNYIKLIIITGIFFILAGFLILIPVSWKARAILSDSSNELTGEKRELGGALYFGWGAAAFLLIGGAILSRTLYTSGTEVAAITTGVIGWIISMVTWACALGMLDLLQYRRKLILSFFSFSFMLGLILFLGLIFFLYRSKCTNCIKRNPSEAEVINFIGLLFIMAGLSQLIFTSCVAFDLTQNVNPDNFLQSNGLVFSAEPVRWAASMLLIGGTILCCCCCFKKEKPVLIIDSIGLNRILHVCESEGSK